The DNA segment TTTTTAGTGGAACCCAATCGTTCCCAACTAACAGAACAATTATGGCAATCGGGTTGGGATATTCTCTTTTTTGCTGGTCATAGTTCCAGCCAAGGGAAAGGGCGGATGCTGCTCAATTCTGGCGAGACTTTGACCATTGATCAATTAAAGTATGGCTTGCAAAAGGCGATCGCTCAAGGGTTGCAATTGGCAATTTTTAACTCTTGTGATGGTTTGGGTCTAGCCCAGGATTTAGCCGATTTACATTTACCCCAGGTGATTGTCATGCGCGAACCTGTACCAGACAGGGTGGCGCAGGAATTTTTAAAGCATTTCTTGGCGTTGTTTGCACGGGGTAAAACTTTATATGCAGCCGTCAGAGAGGCGCGGCAAAGATTACAATCTCTAGAACAGGATTTTCCCTGTGCTACTTGGTTGCCAATTATTTGCCAAAATCCAGCCGAAATTTCCCCGACTTGGCAGGATTTGTCTGGTCAAAGACCAGGGTTAAAGTTACCACGCCCCAATTTCCAACAGCTACCAGTAGTTGGCTTAAGTAGCTTAATTATTACTTTTATTATCGTATTAATACGGTGGTCAGGTGGACTACAACTATTAGAACTAGGGGCATTTGACCAACTAATGAGGCTGCGACCTAAAGAAGAACCAGACTCCCGGCTATTGGTAGTAACTATCACCGACCAAGATATTCAAGCCCAAGGAAAAGAACCGCGCCAAGGTTCCCTTTCTGATAAACATCTCAACTTACTACTCACAAAACTCGAACAATACCAACCAGCAGCTATTGGTTTAGATATATACCGTGATTTTCCCGTGAGTGCTAACCAACCAGAATTAGCCAAACGGATGCAGAAAAGCGATCGCCTCATTGCTATTTGTAAACGTGCTGATCCGGAATCCGACCCTACAGGTATTGCACCACCGCCAGAAATACCAGAAACACGGTTGGGTTTTAGCGACTTTGTGGAAGATGAGGATAGTGTGATGCGTCGCCATCTCTTGGCGATGACTCCCAACCCAATTTCGCCAACTTGTACCCCTGCTTATGCTTTTAGTGTGCAGTTAGCGTTTTTGTATCTCCAAGCCCAGGGAATTACAACCAAATTTACCCCAAATTGGGACTTGCTATTGGGGAAAAAAACCTTCCCACGCTTACAGAATCGGGCTAGTGGTTATCAATCAATAGATGCCCAAGGTACTCAGATTTTACTAAATTATCGTTTTGCGCCTTCAGTAGGGGCGATCGCTCGCCAAGTTACCCTGAGCCAAATCTTGAACGGACAAATTAACCCCAACGCCATCAAAAACCGCATTATTTTGATTGGTGTCACCAGTAATAGCACTAGCGATTACTGGCCTACACCTGATAGTAAATCTCCTACAGCGATCGTTCCCGGCATTGTGATTCAAGCGCAAATGGTCAGCCAGCTAATCAGCGCCGCTTTAGATAACCGACCCCTATTATGGGTTTGGACTCAATGGGGTGAAATCTGCTGGATTTGGAGTTGGTCTTTGACTGGTGGTCTACTGGCGTGGTACATTCCCAGAAAGACTTACTTAAGTATTGCTGTAACTATAGGAACAATCACCTTATCTGGACTATGTTTTATCCTGTTAATTCAAGGTGGCTGGATACCTTTAGTCCCACCGATGATTGCATTAGTAGTCACTAGCGCTCAATTTGCTTACATCAGCCAAAAATTACAGAAATTGTAGACAGAGGAAGTGTATTAAAAGATGAGGCAAATAAAAAACCAGTAATTTGGTTGATGACACAACGGTTTCTGCTATGAAAAAGGTATTTCGGTTTTCAACTACCACTCTTATCTGTGCGATCGCTTTAGGTATATGTAATTTACCTGGAATGGAGCAAATTGGGCAGGCACAAACCCTCACATCAACCACCAAAATTAATTATGTTCCTCCCACAGCCCAAGACAAACCAGGAGAACCTAGAGGACGGCGCAGAGGTGGCGGAAGTCGCGGCCCCTGTAAGCAGTATGAAACCCTCACAGCTTTAGTACCCATCAATAGTACAGGAACAAAAGAATCAGTTTGGGGACAATCCACAGATCAAAACCCAACATTTTGGTTTTTTGTACCTGACAAACTCACTCCCAAGGTTCCTATTGAGTTTGTTATCCAAGACGAAGCAGATAATTACGTTTATCAGACCAAATTTAATCCCTCAGAAACACAACCAGGAATTATCAGCTTAACGGCCAAGCCGCAAACACCCCTCGTTGCTGGTAAATCTTATCATTGGACTTTTTCTATTTATTGCGACCCAGAAAAACCCTCAGCTTCCGTCTACGTTCGCGGCTCCATCACACAAGTTGCTTTAAACCCAACACTACAAAAGCAACTGGAATTAGCCAAAACTCCTCTAGAACGAGCAACCTTTTTTGCTAAAAATGGGATCTGGTACAATGCTTTGACAACCTTAGGAGAACAAATCCAAAACACCAAAACGATAGATTCACAAATCACATCCGCTTGGACTCACTTACTGAAACAAGTTAACCTGCATAACTCTGCTTCTGCTGAGATTGTTCGCTGATACTGTTAGCGCAGAAGCGGCTAAAAATATAGAACTCAGCTTTAGGGAACACCAAAAAATAAATTATCCAAAATTGATAGTTTAGTAGGGTGCGTCAGTGTCAAAAAACCTAACTACACCAAGAACTTATTCATACTGACGCACCCTACATTTGGAATACTTTTTCTCTGGAAGTCCCTTAAAAGCAATTGAGTGATTAAGAATTCCCAATATTTGCTATTGGGAATTGCGCCATTAATTTGGAAACACACATTGAGATATCTTAATAAAGATAAATTTAGATTAAGACCATCCCTAGTTATAAATTAATGTCATGCCTGAGATAGATGTTAAGAAAAGTTATTGCAAATTGCGTAAAGCCTGCGGCATAGCTGCACTCAGAGCAGAGCAGAGCGGGAGCATCGTTGCGAATTGCGTTGGCGTTAGCCTACTCTGCGAGTTCTCCACAGGCTATTGCGAATTGTTTTTATTTCTCCCGTAGTTGCCTTTCTATCAGCATTTGCGGTTCGACATTCTCCACATTCTTTATAGCTGATAGTTGAGCTATTCCTTTGAGAGCATCAGCAATTTTATTTGTTTTGGCACGTAACCAACCAGCATTAGGCGCATAGGCTAGGGTTTTCGCTACTTCATAACCTGCTTGATTGATGGCAGCTTGTTGTGATTCAATATCAACACCTTCTGTAAAACGGATGAAAACTAGCCCAGTAGGCACAGTCAGAGTTCCGTTATTTTCTAAGGTATATACTGGGCTGAGTGTGTCTGTATTGCCAATATTCTGGATTGTTGCATCAGGTTCACCGGAAAAAATAGCGATCGCTCCCTCACCCTCATTCAAGATTAAAATAGCCTGGGATGGTATCGTGCTAGCTTGTTTGTAATGTGCAGCATAGTATCCAGACTGGCGATTGTAGAAGACACTCGCCTTTGTGCCAACAGGAATTTGTTGGGGATACTCAATAAAATAGTCTCTTTGGGGTCTCACTTCAGCAATTAAAGGTAGAGAGTACGCCTGTAAAAATAATTCACCAGGAAAATAAAACATTCTTTTTAAATTCTAATGATTTTAGGTAATAAACTACTTCTGCTCATAAATTGAAAATAGCTATGAGAAAGTCGGGAGCGGGTTCATGAATTAGGGGTGTAGGGGAACCCATCAGGCTTGGTCAACTACAAATTATGAATTACAGATTATGAATTAGGTAGACAACAAAAAATGTGAATAAGTTGCCGTTCACATAAATTTTGAATTTCCATAAACTCTATTCTGGAAAGCCAGACTGATAGTTTGTATCCACAGGAAATTATTCTCAGCTGCGTCTTATGTGTGCATCATTTTGGAAACCACACACAAAATACAAAGGCTTAGTATCAACTTAATAGTAGGAGATTAAGTATGGTTCATGTCCGCTATGGTGGTCAGAACGGTGAACAGTACGAACTAGCAATTAGTGAAAATCATATTGTAGTGCGGACTGAAAGCCGCAGCTCGCTAATTAGCGATCGCCCCTTTGAAGCCGCCCCTGTTTCCTCCCAAGCCCGTAATATCCTCAATCAGTTCGAGTTATCCACTCGTTTCAGCCAAGCGGGTGTAGAAGTTCTCCATGTGAAAGAACCGAGCCAGGATGGTGCTTTGCGCGATACAGCCAGGGAAATTCTCAATCAAGAACCGGAAGTGCAATTTGCTGGACGTGTGTTAATTGATCCAGTCAGTCAACAACCCATAGTTTACACAGAAAACCTTTTCGTGAAGTTTGGCCACGAAGAAGACGTTAGTTTCTGCCAAGAAATTTTGGGACGCTACGGCTTAACAATTAAACGTCAACTAGAATACGCCCGTAATGCCTACTTTGTCAGCGCACCCCCCAATACTGGTTTAGCCATCTTTGATATTGCCGAAAGGTTGCTCAACGAGGAATCGGTGGAATTGTGTCATCCTGAATTGGTGCGGGAATTTAGGCAACGTCAGGCATTTTCCCAACAATGGCACCTTAAGGAAACCACAATTGGGGGTAAGACTATCAAGGCTCATGCCAATGTTGAGGCGGCATGGAAGTTGAGCGATGGTACGGGAACGATTATTGCCATTATTGACGATGGTGTGGATGTTGACCATGAAGAATTCCGTTCTTCTGGTAAGATTGTTGCCCCTAGAGATGTCACACGCAAAACTAACTTTCCCACCCCAGGAAACCGAGATAATCACGGTACTGCTTGTGCAGGTGTCGCTTGTGGTAATGGCAACTTTGGGGCTTCTGGTGTAGCGCCTGGGGCTAAGTTAATGCCCATTCGTTTCGTTTCCGCCCTGGGTTCCCAAGATGAAGCCGACTCTTTTGTCTGGGCTGCTCAAAATGGTGCGGATGTAATTTCCTGTAGTTGGGGGCCACCAGATGGTACATGGTGGGATGATAAAGACCCCCTACACAAGCAGAAAGTACCTCTACCCGATTCCACAAGACTAGCAATGGACTATGCCATCAATAAGGGGCGTAATGGCAAAGGATGTGTGATTTTATTCGCTGCGGGTAATGGTAACGAAAGCGTAGATAATGACGGCTACGCCAGCTATGAAAAGGTAATAGCTGTCGCGGCTTGTAACGACTTTGGTACTAGAAGCGCTTATAGTGATTTTGGTCAAGCCGTCTGGTGTGCCTTCCCTAGTAACAACGGTAACCCTTCCCAAACCCCTGGTATTTGGACTGCCGATCGCTCTGGTGTAGTTGGCTATAATTCTGGTAGTACCAATCTCGGTGATCAAGCAGGTAATTATACAAATAGTTTCGGTGGTACTTCTAGCGCCTGTCCGGGTGCGGCTGGTGTCGCTGCCTTGATTCTCTCCCGCAATCCAAATCTGCGTTGGGATGAGGTCAGAGATATTATTAAACGTTCATGCGATCGCATTGATCCAGTCGGTGGTAACTATAACGCTGAAGGCCGTAGCCCATTCTACGGTTATGGTCGGATCAATGCCCTCAAAGCGGTAGAATTGGCACTACCAGCACAACCTGAGCCAGTCAGCATTTTTACAGCCGTCCAGGATGTCCCCATTAATGATTTGCAGACATCTCAACTCAGTTTAGCGATCGCCAACACCAACCCCATCAAATCTATCAAAGTTACAGTAGACATCGAGCATACTTACATTGGTGACTTAATAGTTAGCCTCAACCCCCCTGGAGAATGTGGTGTATTACCGATCATCCTCCACGACCGCAAAGGTGGAGGCGCAGATGATATCAAACAAACTTACGATGAGGTGAGTACACCAGGACTGACTGCTTTGAAGGGTAAAATTCCTCAAGGAACCTGGACTCTAGAAGTAGCAGATAAAGCACAGGCGGATACAGGGAAGATTCGCAGCTTGACTATTGAACTTGGGTTTTAGGGGGATTGGGGACTGGGGATTGGGGACTGGGGATTGGGGACTGGGTAAAACTTTTACTGTTCTCTGCTCCTCTACCTCTTAAGATTCCCCAGTTTCTCTGGGATCAGGACTCTTAACCTGGGAGTGTTCTAAATTTAACTTATATATTATGTTAATGTAACCTGTTCTTAGCAAAATCAAACGTTAATCCTCTACAGATTGTTAATACTGACAGAACTTGGTCATATGAATTGACCTGTAATTCTGAATCTGGAATCCGAGGTTAATTAATGGTTTCACATCAAGTGCGGCAAATCTCTAGTGCTATTACTGCTATAGTTTTAGGCTTAGGGTTGGGAATTGCGGTAGCAGCTACTCCAAAAACACTGACAGTTTATTCAGGAAGGGACGAAGAAATTATGCGTCCCTTGATAGAGAGAGCAAAAAAAGATTTGGGGCTAAACATTGAAGTACGCTACGGTGATTCTACAGAATTAGCGATCGCACTCATTGAAGAAGGTAAAAATAGCCGCGCTGACGTTTTTTACGCTCAGGATGCTGGTTCTTTAGGCGCTATAGGCAGAGAAGGAAAGGCTGTAAAACTTCCTAGCCAACTACTCAACAAAGTTGACTCGCGCTTTCGTTCCCCTGCTGGAGAATGGGTAGGCATTTCCGGTAGAGCGCGGGTGATAGACTACAATACCAAACTTGTCAAAGCCAACGAACTCCCCAAAAGTGTAATGCAATTGAGCGATCGCAAATGGCGCGGTAAAGTTGGCTGGGCCCCTACCAACGGCTCTTTTCTCTCCTTTGTCACAGCGATGCGATTGATGGAGGGTGATCAAAAAACCCTAGCCTGGTTAAAAGCCATGAAAGCCAACGGTGCTAAAGCCTATCCCAAAAATAGCGCGATCGTGGAAGCTCTAGGAAGGGGAGAAATTGCTTTGGGATTAGTAAATAATTATTATCTGTATCGGTTTACTAAAAAAGATCCTAAATTTCCAGTTGCTATCCACCATACCAAAGGCGATGCAGGCTCTTTAATTAACGTTGCAGGTTTAGCAGTCCTGAAAACAACCGACCAACAAAGTGATGCAGAAAAGTTTGTGGCTTATATGCTCAAACCAGAAACCCAAAAGTTCATCACCGAAAATTTTTACGAATATCCCCTAGTAACGGGTATTCCAGTAGCACAAAAGCAACTTCCCCTCAAACAATTGCAACCCCCCAAACTTGATTTAGGTAAACTATCGGATCTCAAAGGAACCATGTCTTTAATTCAAGAAGCAGGGTTGATTTAAAAAGGTTGACTGTTGACTAATGACCAATGACTAAATCCCAGCCACCATTATTTTTAATAGTTACAGCCGGATCGATAGCTGTGGCGATTACACTACCGTTGACTTATTTAGTTATGCGGATGTCTGCTGTGGGTGGGGAGCAGTTATTGGCTTTGATTTTCCGACCACGCATAGTGGAAATTTTGTTTAATAGTGTTGGTGTGGCTATAGCTAGTACCATATTGGCAACGGCGATCGCAGTTCCGTTAGCATTTCTCACATTGCGGACAGATTTACCTGGGCGCAGATTCTGGCTAATTGCGACTACACTACCCTTAGCCATACCTGATTATGTCGGTAGTTTTGCTCTGATTGCGGCTTTTGGCCCCAAAGGTAGCTGGTTGCAACTGTGGCTAGAACCTCTGGGAGTGGAAGCTTTACCAGAAATCTATGGTTGGACTGGGGCAATTTTAGGATTGACCTTGTTTACCTATCCCTATTTACTGTTGAGTGTCCATGCTGGCTTGCAAGGTATCGATCCGGCGCTGGAAGAAGCAGCTAGGAGCTTGGGGTGGAATCAAAGGCAAACTTTTTGGCGGATGACTTTACCTGCATTACGTCCAGCCATTGTGGCTGGTGGATTGTTAGTTTCCCTCAATGCCTTACAGGATT comes from the Nostoc sp. PCC 7120 = FACHB-418 genome and includes:
- a CDS encoding CHASE2 domain-containing protein, whose product is MSKLIVLNLGKGNLHQGFPAVVAQLWQTDAPAPMQFTGGLPAAPQLEHLYQRWQQMYTALYANLGWRSHDIADFEIEEEDITHISQAEFDHLCQELQQSLNAWLNSSPFLNIDRKLRTQLSPTEEIRCIIAAESHQVLQLPWCLWHFFDDYPQAEIALSPPEYTRSIKNYPQKTKGKVRILAILGDRHHIDLEKDQTLLQQLPNAELTFLVEPNRSQLTEQLWQSGWDILFFAGHSSSQGKGRMLLNSGETLTIDQLKYGLQKAIAQGLQLAIFNSCDGLGLAQDLADLHLPQVIVMREPVPDRVAQEFLKHFLALFARGKTLYAAVREARQRLQSLEQDFPCATWLPIICQNPAEISPTWQDLSGQRPGLKLPRPNFQQLPVVGLSSLIITFIIVLIRWSGGLQLLELGAFDQLMRLRPKEEPDSRLLVVTITDQDIQAQGKEPRQGSLSDKHLNLLLTKLEQYQPAAIGLDIYRDFPVSANQPELAKRMQKSDRLIAICKRADPESDPTGIAPPPEIPETRLGFSDFVEDEDSVMRRHLLAMTPNPISPTCTPAYAFSVQLAFLYLQAQGITTKFTPNWDLLLGKKTFPRLQNRASGYQSIDAQGTQILLNYRFAPSVGAIARQVTLSQILNGQINPNAIKNRIILIGVTSNSTSDYWPTPDSKSPTAIVPGIVIQAQMVSQLISAALDNRPLLWVWTQWGEICWIWSWSLTGGLLAWYIPRKTYLSIAVTIGTITLSGLCFILLIQGGWIPLVPPMIALVVTSAQFAYISQKLQKL
- a CDS encoding DUF928 domain-containing protein: MKKVFRFSTTTLICAIALGICNLPGMEQIGQAQTLTSTTKINYVPPTAQDKPGEPRGRRRGGGSRGPCKQYETLTALVPINSTGTKESVWGQSTDQNPTFWFFVPDKLTPKVPIEFVIQDEADNYVYQTKFNPSETQPGIISLTAKPQTPLVAGKSYHWTFSIYCDPEKPSASVYVRGSITQVALNPTLQKQLELAKTPLERATFFAKNGIWYNALTTLGEQIQNTKTIDSQITSAWTHLLKQVNLHNSASAEIVR
- a CDS encoding S8 family serine peptidase, producing the protein MVHVRYGGQNGEQYELAISENHIVVRTESRSSLISDRPFEAAPVSSQARNILNQFELSTRFSQAGVEVLHVKEPSQDGALRDTAREILNQEPEVQFAGRVLIDPVSQQPIVYTENLFVKFGHEEDVSFCQEILGRYGLTIKRQLEYARNAYFVSAPPNTGLAIFDIAERLLNEESVELCHPELVREFRQRQAFSQQWHLKETTIGGKTIKAHANVEAAWKLSDGTGTIIAIIDDGVDVDHEEFRSSGKIVAPRDVTRKTNFPTPGNRDNHGTACAGVACGNGNFGASGVAPGAKLMPIRFVSALGSQDEADSFVWAAQNGADVISCSWGPPDGTWWDDKDPLHKQKVPLPDSTRLAMDYAINKGRNGKGCVILFAAGNGNESVDNDGYASYEKVIAVAACNDFGTRSAYSDFGQAVWCAFPSNNGNPSQTPGIWTADRSGVVGYNSGSTNLGDQAGNYTNSFGGTSSACPGAAGVAALILSRNPNLRWDEVRDIIKRSCDRIDPVGGNYNAEGRSPFYGYGRINALKAVELALPAQPEPVSIFTAVQDVPINDLQTSQLSLAIANTNPIKSIKVTVDIEHTYIGDLIVSLNPPGECGVLPIILHDRKGGGADDIKQTYDEVSTPGLTALKGKIPQGTWTLEVADKAQADTGKIRSLTIELGF
- a CDS encoding iron ABC transporter substrate-binding protein: MVSHQVRQISSAITAIVLGLGLGIAVAATPKTLTVYSGRDEEIMRPLIERAKKDLGLNIEVRYGDSTELAIALIEEGKNSRADVFYAQDAGSLGAIGREGKAVKLPSQLLNKVDSRFRSPAGEWVGISGRARVIDYNTKLVKANELPKSVMQLSDRKWRGKVGWAPTNGSFLSFVTAMRLMEGDQKTLAWLKAMKANGAKAYPKNSAIVEALGRGEIALGLVNNYYLYRFTKKDPKFPVAIHHTKGDAGSLINVAGLAVLKTTDQQSDAEKFVAYMLKPETQKFITENFYEYPLVTGIPVAQKQLPLKQLQPPKLDLGKLSDLKGTMSLIQEAGLI